A region of Chloroflexota bacterium DNA encodes the following proteins:
- the rsmH gene encoding 16S rRNA (cytosine(1402)-N(4))-methyltransferase RsmH, giving the protein MAHVPVLYQPIIEYLAPHPGGRYIDATLGAGGHAAGILDASAPDGRLLGLDADPAALSIARENLARFGERVMFVHSNFEHLREVAAAHDFIPADGIVLDIGLSSMQLADAARGFSFASEGALDMRFNPDLETTAADLVNSLDEAELADLIFEYGEEHASRRIARAIVYARPITTAAQLAAVIEKSIGRRGGIHPATRTFQALRIAVNRELQVLEHVLPQIVDVLAVGGRIALIAFHSLEDRIVKNYFRSCAQLHVLTKHPLQATREEELANPRSRSAKLRVAERRPPP; this is encoded by the coding sequence ATGGCGCACGTACCTGTACTTTACCAGCCCATCATCGAGTACCTCGCCCCGCATCCCGGCGGTCGCTACATTGACGCGACGTTGGGTGCGGGCGGACACGCGGCAGGCATCCTCGATGCGTCAGCGCCGGACGGGCGATTGCTCGGTCTGGATGCTGACCCTGCCGCGTTGTCTATCGCGCGAGAAAACCTGGCGCGCTTTGGCGAACGCGTGATGTTCGTGCATTCGAACTTTGAACATTTGCGCGAGGTCGCGGCGGCGCACGATTTTATTCCGGCGGACGGTATTGTACTCGATATTGGATTATCGTCAATGCAGTTGGCGGATGCGGCGCGCGGTTTTTCGTTCGCGAGCGAAGGCGCGCTCGACATGCGTTTCAATCCCGATCTCGAAACGACTGCCGCCGACCTGGTCAACTCGCTCGACGAAGCCGAACTCGCCGATTTGATTTTCGAGTACGGCGAGGAGCACGCTTCGCGGCGCATCGCCCGCGCGATTGTGTACGCACGACCGATCACGACCGCGGCGCAACTCGCGGCGGTCATCGAAAAATCCATTGGGCGACGCGGCGGCATTCACCCGGCAACGCGCACGTTCCAAGCGTTGCGGATCGCGGTGAATCGTGAGTTGCAAGTGCTCGAACATGTTTTACCGCAAATCGTGGATGTGCTCGCGGTCGGCGGGCGCATCGCATTGATCGCGTTCCATTCGCTCGAAGATCGCATCGTTAAAAACTATTTTCGCTCGTGCGCGCAACTGCATGTGCTGACCAAGCATCCGTTGCAAGCGACGCGCGAAGAAGAACTCGCAAATCCGCGCAGTCGCAGCGCCAAGTTGCGTGTGGCGGAGCGAAGACCCCCACCCTAG
- the mraZ gene encoding division/cell wall cluster transcriptional repressor MraZ, giving the protein MFLGLNHHTIDDKGRLTLPAKWRAELASGVVVTRGLDECLFVFPQAKFESIAAEIDQAGIEFADARAWARYLAGMAEQIEVDKQGRILLPENLRQFAKLNGEVVVLGVVSRIEIWNPAKYRENNLSVESNAAVVAERMGHIMHRAAQS; this is encoded by the coding sequence ATGTTCTTAGGTCTGAATCACCACACGATTGACGACAAAGGTCGCTTGACGTTGCCTGCCAAATGGCGGGCTGAACTCGCGTCCGGTGTGGTCGTCACGCGCGGGTTGGACGAGTGTCTCTTTGTTTTCCCCCAAGCCAAGTTTGAAAGTATCGCCGCCGAGATTGATCAGGCGGGCATCGAGTTTGCGGATGCTCGCGCGTGGGCGCGTTATCTTGCCGGGATGGCGGAACAAATCGAAGTGGACAAGCAAGGGCGCATTTTGCTGCCGGAAAATCTGCGTCAGTTTGCGAAGTTGAACGGTGAAGTTGTCGTGCTCGGTGTCGTGAGTCGCATCGAGATTTGGAATCCCGCCAAGTATCGCGAAAACAATCTGTCGGTCGAATCGAATGCGGCGGTCGTCGCCGAGCGGATGGGGCACATCATGCACCGCGCGGCGCAGTCCTAG